GTTTAATGCAGGTATTATTTACCTTTTTATCCGCATAGTCAATAAGATTGAAATGAGAGGCTGCATCTCTTTATTTTTTTGGTGGGTCATGGACCATGTGGTACTAGAAGTCCTATTCTCCCAGTGAAGAGACAGGTTTGAAACCTGTCTCTACTGTGGATGGCGAACCTAACCAAGCGTCATTACCCCGCTCCGATCGGGAACCCAGATTTTAAATTTCCTTAGAACGCTTGCCAATCCAAAAACCTTATGGTATTGATTACAAAACCTTGTCTCACAGAGTATTTTCAGCTTTCTGCTTGAAACGCTGAAAGCCTTAATTCACGGAAGTGGAAAGCTCACTGGTGGGGCTCCCGGACTTCAAATCCGGTGTACCGGGCTAAAACCTCGGTAGGTGGGTTCGATTCCCATGCACTTCCGCCACTGATAATTACCGCTTATTCAATAGGGATACGAAGGACCTGACCAGGATAGATCAGGTCAGGATTCGTCAGCATTGGTTTATTAGCCTCAAAAATCACTGTATATTTCATCGGATTTCCATAAAATTCCTTTGCAATTTTTGACAGAGTATCACCCTTGGCAACTGTGTAGTATTTGGTTTCAGGCTCTGGCTTTTGTTCAGGTGCTGCTTTGCTTGTATCAACCTGAATTCGATCATCCACCTTTGAAACCCCGTTTACATTGCCGACAGCAAGTGCAATCTTCTCCCTGTCCGGCTGGCTTTTTGTTGTCCCGTAGACAGTAGCGACCTCATCATCAAATTCAATTTTGAGATTTTCAATAGCTACTCCGGTCTTTTGAACATGCCTTTCCAGTGCCTTTGCCAGAGCATTTTCTGCAATTTTTTCCCGCTCCTGTAATACTGCTTTGGTTTCAACACCCATAACCTTGGCACCCGCGTTTTTTACAAAATCAATTAATCCCATAGCTAATCTCCTTTTAAAATTTTTTTTGCGTAATCCGGCATTTCACAGCCGTTTATCAGATCGTATGACACCCACTGTTATTTTTTAAACAGTTTTGATGCCATGCCCAGGACATCATCAAGCATTGAACCGTCATTATCTCTGTCAAGAAACTCCCCCAGCATGCCCATCAATCCGCCCTGTGATTGACCGTCTGAACCGAGTGAATTTATGGCAGAACCGGAACTCTGTTTACCCAATGCCCCCATTGCCATAGCCGCAACGACCGGCAACATTTTTTTCAGGACATCCTGTCCTATCCCTGTTTTAGCCGAAGCTGCCCCAGCAACCTGCCTGCTGACATCCTTGCTGCCCAGAATATGGCCCAGGATACCGTTACCATCTGTTACTGTGTTCTCGTCACTCAGGGTATCAAGATTATCTATATACTGAGTGTGTTTACCTGATGAGAGGGCCTTCATAATACTGTCAATACCGTTTGGTTTTGAGGCATTATGCGCCAGTCCCTGACCAATCGCTGGCAGAAGATTGGATATAGCTGATGCAGCCTGATTCTCATCCAGCCCAAAATTCCTGGCCATTTGTTTTACAGCCCCTCCATTACCTGCATTTAAAAGCATGTTTAATAGATCCATAGCCCCTCCTTGTTAAGATGTTTTGGATTAGGAAGCATGAGATGTTAACTTTACTTGTTGAAAGGATATCTTATCGTAATATAAAGTGTCAATGAACAATATCAACAGGGTAGAATAGGGTAGGATATGGTATACCTTCAAGTGTATGAAGATATCCACAATTCACACCTTTAATCTTTATGCATCCCACCGGTTTATTCACACCAGCATTGTGGCATGTGATTTGCATTTATATATGCAGTTTTAACAGCTTAAAAGTCAAAACAGATAGAGGCATAATAAATTTCAATACCCAACAGGAGAAAATTGTGGACAAATTAACCCAATTTTTAAAGGAACTTCAAACAGATACTAAATATAAAGACTTAGAGGAAGCATCTATTAAACAGGCAATAATTTTAAAAACCCTGTTACTTCTGGGATGGGACCCTTTTGACGTAAATGAAATCCAGCCAGAACACATAACAAAAATGCAAAAAATTGACTATGCAATCAAACAAAATGATTCAGTCAAAGCATTTCTAATTGTCAGAAAGGGTCTTGAGAATCTTAAGGCCGATATTGAATTATTACTGGAGTCCGCTGAAAAGTCTGATGTAAAAATTGCAATATTCACAAATGGTTTTTCATGGTGGTTCTTTCTGCCCACAATCGAAGGGAATATTGATGATAAAAGGTTCTGGTCTATTGATACAGGAAATGAAAAACCGGATCTGGTTGCCGGGAAATTTTTTGATTTTCTTTCAAAGGAGAGTTTTATCAAAGACAATGCAGTAAAACTTGCTGAAGAGATCTGCAATAAAAGAAAAGAAGCAGTACTGATTAATACATATCTTCCAAAGGCATGGGAAAAGGTCATTTCTGAACCGGAAAAATATCTGGTTGATATCATATCAGAGGTGACAATGGAACTTTGCGGATATAAACCCAAACGGGAAAAGATTGTAGAGTTTGTAAGGGCCGAAGGTAAAACCAGATATAAAAAATCCGAGCATTATGAACTAACTGACCTCACAAAAATCGCAGGTGAAAAATCTGATAAATCAAAAGCAGGGTATAAGGGTAAGGCCATTAAATCATTCAATTTTGAAACTATTGAATATAATGTCAAGTCATGGCAGGAATTACCTTGGGAACTGTGCAATTCCATCGTAAAAAAACACAGGGAATCTTTTGAAAATGTATTATATATAAGTATAAAAGGAAGAGACTATTTTTCAAACAACCCCTATCAGTTTATTATGAATAAAGAAATAGACGGCACTGGTATATACATCAATACCGATTTATCGGAGGCTATTTCTATAACCCTGTGTAATGAGATCCTTAAACTATTTGGTTATAAGGAGAGTGATCTTACAATTGATACCAAGTAGCCTCTTAAGGCAACCCACTCTTGGCACCATCTATTGAACCCCCGGATAACGGCAAACATGCCGTTATCCATACAACCTGTCAAATACCCGCCTATCTGTATATAACATTATTTCTTCATGTTGAAATTATGTTCATCTCTTTGTGTATACTCTCGGCACCTTCATCTTAATGTAAAAGTTTTTACTCTGAAGAATATTAACGAACTTCCTTCGTTTTTCGACCGCTCTTTTAAGTATGGATTTGAGCCCGGATATAGCATAAATATTACGCTCACTGGATTTTTCATAAAACACTTTCCTGATCGGCTCCCCAACCTTCAGACCTGCTTCCTCTGCGAAAGAGCCCGGTGTAACCTCTGATACAACAACCCTGCTGTACTCCTGTTTTACCTTAAAACCATACATCACAAAAACATCGATCTCCGGCTCTTTTGGTTCCTCCACCTCTTCTTCATCGTAATAATCATCATCTTTCTTCTCAACAGACTGCTCAGCTACCTTTTCTGTAATGCTTTTAGCAACATTTGCCTCACTATTCCCAGTTACCTTTTCTTCAAATCTTTTTTCGCTCTTTGTAGTGTCTGATGCTAATCTACCTTTAAAACCTTTCTGAAGATGAATCGCCTCTACTATAGTACTGTCACTTAATACCTCCAGGGAAAGCCCGATGTTGTCATAAGACATGATTACCGTACCAATATCACTGATCTTTACCTTTTCGGGAGGACCCAGCAGTTCGATAGCATCTTTCAAGGCCATACCGGGCTTAAGATTTTCATCTATTGTTATCCCGCTTCCTGCCTGTGCGAAGGCGATTCCTGTTAAATAGTAAAATGATATCAGAAGAACAGCTGCAACCACCATAAAATACGTTGTTTTTTTTCTAATGACTGTCATAATTATCCCTTTTATTAGAACCCTATTAATAAGAGCCAATTCCATACGGATATTTTAAAACCGTATGGATATAAATAAAAAACTGTAAATTTCATACCCTGAATTGCAGAGACAACATATACTTTTCCAGATTAAAAAACAACTTACCTGTGTAAAAAAACCTCTTATATCACTTGATTTTTATATAATTTAAAGCACGAATTATATTTATGAATACCTCTTACATTTTTCGCTTTTTATGTTCATTATTTCCATTTAAAAGCTTAAATAGTTCGTTATTTTCATTAATCAGCGTTTTATGGTCTCCATTAAGATTGATTTTACAATTTTTTTACATTTTTTTTACATTTTTTCACCAAAGAGCAGTTGACACAATCAGACTTCTTGTTTAAATTTGTGAGTACCAAAGCTTAACCAATAACCTTAAATTGAAAGGCCGGGATACCACCTCATCCCGGCCTTTCGCTTTTTAATCAAGCAATTGTTCATATGTTTTTTATGTCTCCGGAATACAGGTTATAAAAGTAAGATGGCAGGCCCAATATAAAATCAGGCCTGTCGATTAGGAATTATGAAGCAGCTTTTATTATCCCTCTTTAACCTACTCATTAACATGAATCAATGATCAACCCATCTCTTGATTGGGTCAAAGGAGATAAAAACAGTGCTACCCCCTCCTGTCTTAACCGGGTTTTGTTATACCTTTGGCAAGGCTGTCATGGTAAAAACCATTACAAATAAGGCAACCGTTTCAACAACGCCAATTGTCATGATATAGTTACCAAACCCCTTACCGGTTTCTGCCAGTGCGTCAGCCGCCTTTGCTCCCACCTTTCCCTGAAAAAAGGCTGACATGGCAATGGCAAGACCGGCAAACAGACCCAGCAGCATCTGATAAATATAACTTTCAGGGGGAAGATTTGCTCCTTTAATAGCATTGCGCAATATCATGCCGTATATAGTCTGGGATAATGGGGCGCCAACAAACGCTATAAGGATAAACGGGGCTGCCTTGTTATTCATATATGCCCTCTTCCACGCACCTACCGCTGCCATACCTGCGATACCAATGCCAAGAGCAGAACCAACAGCTGAAATTGCCAATGAAATGCTCATATCTCCTAAGCCTGCGATCATATTGAATCTCCTTTCAAAATAAGTACTGAAAAATAAATCCTATCTCTATTTCATATAATTTCGTTATTCTCTGAACGGTTCATAGGGCTTACCCGTCCACTGAACACCGACATGCCCTGAAAATTCAAGCATATTAAGCCTGACACCATGTACCAGCACCGACATGGTGCAGAGCGCTATATTGAGCGCATGACCGACAAACATAATCAAAGCGGCTACAATACCGCTTACAACACTATCTATCCCTGCCCCAACTGCCATGGTATTAAAACTGCTTGATACAATAAACCCGGCAAACCCGACAGCAAAAAGGCGGATATAGGATACAATGTCAGAAAAAGAACCTATTACGCTCAGGGGCAGATTTGACAATGTAACAAGGATACCCTTAAAAATATTTCTCTGAAAATTGCTAAAAATAATTATAATTGCAAGCCCTACCCAGAGCAGTGTCATTGCATAGCCTGGCATATCGATCCCGAGAACCAGGTTTTTTGCCAGAAAAAAGATAAACCATAATTCACAAACCCAGCCTATCTCTCCCAGTGATGTAATATTATGCTTCCTGGCCGCTGCCATTAAATGTGCAACACTGAGATGAATAGCACCTATAATAAAAGAAAGCAGCATTACAAATGACTCTGATTCTTCACTGAAACTGTCAAGTTTATCAACGACAAAGGGGCGCAGAAATGGCAATCCGGCGAGTGTCTGTGATCCGAACCATGTGCCTGTGAGCAGACCCCATACCAGGGTTGTTCCGCTCAAAAGAAACATCAGGTTTACAAATTCACGGTTTGCCTTCTTGAACTTGATCCTCATCCAGATGGTAAGCAGCATAAAGATCAATCCGTACCCGCCGTCGCCGATTATGATGGCAAAAAATACACTGAAAAAGCCAAGAAAGATCATGCTGACATCCATTTCATCATAACCGGGGAGTGTACTCATGAACTTAAACAGGGGGTTTATCATGTTAATAAATCGGGAATTTTTAGTTAATGTGGGCACCTGGCCCGGGTCATCGGGCTCTTCGACAAAATAACCCCACCCATGGCTATCTGCCTCGCGCTGTACAGATTGAACAGCTTCATCAGGGCAAAAACCCTGTAAATAGGATATATCACCCACATCACCCATACCTGCTTTAACCCTGCTGACAACAAGATTCTTTTCAAGTTTTGTACGATAATCTGTAAGCATATCACGATAAGCTACCATTGAACCAAGCTGCCCGTTTATCTCATCACTAAGCTGTTTTAATTGATTAATCTTTAATCGTACTTCACCCGGTTCTGTCTGTGGGATGGTATCCTGACGAAAATCAAGATGCACATCCTCTGATTGTGAGATCAATGCAAGGTGTACTACATTATTTGAGGTGCCTGCCACCATCACCTGCATCTCATCAGGGATACGGGTTAAACCGCTTTTATCAGTAAGGTATAGTCTGATAAAAACACCAGACTCTTTTAATGCCTGAACAGATGAATAGGATATATCTCCCCATCGTTCAAACCAGTCTGATAGCTCCTGGAATTCGTGCAATTCTCTCTGGATAGAATCTTTCTGCTGAAGCAAACCGAGGATCTTTTGAATGATCTCTCCCGGGTCATATTCCGATATCTGACCGGTATCCTGTTGCAGTTCAGGCAGCTTCAGTATACGCTCTATATTTTCCAGGGTGGTTTCAATCTGTTGAATATCATCACTCGCCCTGTGTTCAACATCCTGTATGTGCAAAACACCCAGCTGTCTCAGGCGAAGCAGGGCTTCATCATGATGTTTGGCGCTGAAAAACAGGGTAACCTTTTTCATGGGAACGATCATTGGTGAGCCTCCTGTTTTTTCTTGCTCTCGAGTTTGGTCTTGGCGATTTTTCCACGAACAACAGCAGCTGTCATCTGATCACCCAGGAATATCCTGATCACCCGGATATTCTCCTTTGACTCAGGGATCTTCACCTCTTCAAACAGCTTGATCCGCTGCACTGTGATACGTAACTCTTCACGGATTATTTCCTGCTGCCTGTGCAGGATATCCAGCTCGGCTATACGCCTGATCTGAGACTTTGTTACCTCAAGGGCTTTATCCACCCAGATCGGGGTGGTAAAAAAGTCATATTCATAGTCTTCAAAGATTACATCCTTAAACAGAGGAATATCAATGCCTGCTATGTTACCTGTATCTGTAAGCACCTGTTTTACAGAGAACATGCTGTGAAGATCAATATCTTCGGCAAACACATCTGCCCAGTTCGATACCTCCTGCTCAAGCTCTTTTGCCTCTGCCTCCAGCTTCTCAACTGCACCCTGAATGGTGCGAATCTCCACAAGAAGCTGCTGTTTTTTCAATTCAAGAGTAGGCAGATACCTGGTAAATCGCTTGAGATTATCTTTCTGGAGCTTCAGCTCATTTTTTGTATATTTTATTTTTGCCATCTGACAGATTACCCGCCTTTAATTTTTAGGCCAGAACTCAGTTATCAACTCAGTTCTCATCCTTGTCTCATCCGAGGTAAAGCAGTCAGCCAAAATTTCCCAGCCTCGGTCAAGTGCCTTTTCAAGGGGTATATTTACTGTAAGATTCATCATCTGGGCCTTGAACTGTTCACCGTATTTAAGCAGCTTCTGATCCCAGTTACTCATGCGAAAACCCATTGAACGCTTTTCTTCTGTCTCTATATACTGTGCATAAAGCTGAATCATACCATCCATGATTGCGCGATGATCCTTGCGGCTGCTTTTCGGGTCATTAACCTGCTGTTTCAGGCGGCTCAATGATCCAAAGGGGTCAATAGAGCCATGGTGCAGATAGAACTGACCCTCAGTAATATAACCCGTGTTATCAGGAACAGGGTGAGTAACATCATCGCCCGGCATTGTTGTAACAGCAAGAACCGTAATGGAACCAGCACCCTCAAAGTCAAC
This genomic window from Desulfatiglans sp. contains:
- a CDS encoding V-type ATP synthase subunit D is translated as MAKIKYTKNELKLQKDNLKRFTRYLPTLELKKQQLLVEIRTIQGAVEKLEAEAKELEQEVSNWADVFAEDIDLHSMFSVKQVLTDTGNIAGIDIPLFKDVIFEDYEYDFFTTPIWVDKALEVTKSQIRRIAELDILHRQQEIIREELRITVQRIKLFEEVKIPESKENIRVIRIFLGDQMTAAVVRGKIAKTKLESKKKQEAHQ
- a CDS encoding V-type ATP synthase subunit K (produces ATP from ADP in the presence of a proton gradient across the membrane; the K subunit is a nonenzymatic component which binds the dimeric form by interacting with the G and E subunits), whose translation is MIAGLGDMSISLAISAVGSALGIGIAGMAAVGAWKRAYMNNKAAPFILIAFVGAPLSQTIYGMILRNAIKGANLPPESYIYQMLLGLFAGLAIAMSAFFQGKVGAKAADALAETGKGFGNYIMTIGVVETVALFVMVFTMTALPKV
- a CDS encoding DUF937 domain-containing protein — its product is MDLLNMLLNAGNGGAVKQMARNFGLDENQAASAISNLLPAIGQGLAHNASKPNGIDSIMKALSSGKHTQYIDNLDTLSDENTVTDGNGILGHILGSKDVSRQVAGAASAKTGIGQDVLKKMLPVVAAMAMGALGKQSSGSAINSLGSDGQSQGGLMGMLGEFLDRDNDGSMLDDVLGMASKLFKK
- the lysM gene encoding peptidoglycan-binding protein LysM; the encoded protein is MGLIDFVKNAGAKVMGVETKAVLQEREKIAENALAKALERHVQKTGVAIENLKIEFDDEVATVYGTTKSQPDREKIALAVGNVNGVSKVDDRIQVDTSKAAPEQKPEPETKYYTVAKGDTLSKIAKEFYGNPMKYTVIFEANKPMLTNPDLIYPGQVLRIPIE